The window GACCTCGCCTCGCCGAACGTCGGCAAGCTGCGCAATCCGGACCTCACCTACATCCCGGTCTCGGTGGTCGAGCTCGGCGGCAACGACGTGCCGGCAGAGCTGGCGGCGATCGCGGTCGAGATCGTCTCGCCCTCGAATCCGGAGAACGACCTGGTCGGCAAGGTCCGCGACTACCCGCTGATGCAGATCCCGCTATACCTGGTGATCGACCCGCGCGACGGCACGCTCACCCTCCACTCCGAACCCGGCAACGGCGTCTACCGCCGCCGGTGGAGCGGCGGGTTCGGCGACCGGGTGCCCGTCCCGGAGCCGTTCGCCTTCGAGCTCACCACCACCGAGCTGATCCGCTACCCCCGCTGAGCCCGGGCGCCCGCGCGGCGGGTTGGGCCCCCGCCACCGGTGGTCCGGGTGGCGGGGCGCCCGCGTCCGGCCCGGCGGGCCCGAGGGGTCAGAACGGGAAGCGGCTGCGCCCGTGCTGGATGGAGATCCACTTCACCGTGGTGAAGGCGTCCACCGTGGACTCGCCGTTGAGGCGGCCCACCCCGGAGTTCTTCTCGCCGCCGAACGGCACCACGGCCTCGTCGGCGATGGTCCCGTCGTTGACGTGGATCATGCCGGTCTCGATCCGCTGCGCCACCCGCACACCGCGCTCCACGTCCGCCGTGTGCACGGCGCCGCTGAGCCCGAAGGGGGTGTCGTTGGCGATCCGGACCGCCTCGTCCTCACCGTCGAACGGCACCACCAGGACGACCGGGCCGAAGAGTTCGCGCTGCAGGATCGGCGCGCCGGCCGGCAGGCCGCCGAGCACGACCGGGTCCATCAGGCTGCCGTTGGTCTCACCGCGCAGCAGGGCGGTGGCCCCGCCGGCGATCGCCTGGTCGACCTGGGCGGTGATGGCGTCGGCCTGCACCGGGTTGATCAGCGGGCCGATCTGGGTGGCCGGGTCCTTCGGGTCGCCGACCCGCAGCGTGGCGACCTTGCGGACGAACCGCTCGGTGAACTCCGCCTCGACGCTGCGGTCGACCAGCACCCGGTTGGCCGCCATGCAGACCTGGCCCTGGTGGGCGAAGCGGCTGAACACCGCGGCGTCGACCGCGTAGTCCAGGTCGGCGTCGTCGAGCACGATCAGCGCGCTGTTGCCGCCGAGCTCCAGCACCGTGCGCTTGAAGTGCGAGGCGGCGACGGTGGCGACGTGCCGGCCGACCTTGTCCGAGCCGGTGAAGGAGATCACCTTGGGGACGGGGTGCTCGATGAAGGCGTCCCCGATCTCGGCGATGTCGGTGATGACGACGTTCAGCAGACCGGCCGGCAGGCCCGCCTCCTCGAAGATCCTGGCGATCAGCGTGCCGCCGACCACCGGGGTCTCCTGGTGCGGCTTGAGCACCACGCCGTTGCCGAGCGCGAGGGCCGGCGCGACCGCCTTCAGCGACAGGAACAGCGGGAAGTTGAACGGACTGATCACACCGACCACCCCGACCGGGAGGCGGTACAGGCGGTTCTCCTTGCCCTCCACCGGCGAGGGCAGCAGCCGGCCCTCGGCGCGCAGCGACAGCTGCATCGACTCGCGCAGCATGTCCTTGGTGAGGGAGAGTTCGAACCCGGCCTTGAGGGCGGTGCCGCCCAGCTCGGCCATGATCGCCTCGGTGATCTCCGCCTCGCGCTCCTCGACGATGCGCAGCGCGCGCTCGAAGACCAGCCGGCGCGCGTAGGGGTTGGTGGCGGCCCACTCCTTCTGCGCCCGCTCGGCCGCGCGGTACGCCCGGTCGACCTCCTCGACGGTG of the Kitasatospora sp. NBC_01246 genome contains:
- a CDS encoding Uma2 family endonuclease, translating into MTEFRVPERHAQLLAYAQGLTPPSGWKIEISGDEIIMMAGPSVIHQRNLLIVREQFDAHRPSDLMPSENTDLASPNVGKLRNPDLTYIPVSVVELGGNDVPAELAAIAVEIVSPSNPENDLVGKVRDYPLMQIPLYLVIDPRDGTLTLHSEPGNGVYRRRWSGGFGDRVPVPEPFAFELTTTELIRYPR
- a CDS encoding aldehyde dehydrogenase family protein, which gives rise to MSYLSELALQYIDGEWRTGSGSWDIVDVDPYTGDKLATITVATVEEVDRAYRAAERAQKEWAATNPYARRLVFERALRIVEEREAEITEAIMAELGGTALKAGFELSLTKDMLRESMQLSLRAEGRLLPSPVEGKENRLYRLPVGVVGVISPFNFPLFLSLKAVAPALALGNGVVLKPHQETPVVGGTLIARIFEEAGLPAGLLNVVITDIAEIGDAFIEHPVPKVISFTGSDKVGRHVATVAASHFKRTVLELGGNSALIVLDDADLDYAVDAAVFSRFAHQGQVCMAANRVLVDRSVEAEFTERFVRKVATLRVGDPKDPATQIGPLINPVQADAITAQVDQAIAGGATALLRGETNGSLMDPVVLGGLPAGAPILQRELFGPVVLVVPFDGEDEAVRIANDTPFGLSGAVHTADVERGVRVAQRIETGMIHVNDGTIADEAVVPFGGEKNSGVGRLNGESTVDAFTTVKWISIQHGRSRFPF